The following coding sequences are from one Nicotiana tomentosiformis chromosome 3, ASM39032v3, whole genome shotgun sequence window:
- the LOC104111565 gene encoding mitochondrial intermediate peptidase, mitochondrial isoform X3 — MHALMRQSAAHVRANSHFIHISTSKAPSIKETGLYGYNHLKTPKGFQRFVDDAIERSEELVNYIAGMPSSPEIIRAMDEISDTVCSVIDSAELCRHTHPDREFVDEASKAGLRINEFLHYLNTNHSIYKAVIKAEKDSSLTHEAQRAARFLRMDLEKGGIHLCPEKLDRANELSIDIIQLCREYNKNIITDPGHVDIFPASKIPKKMHHFVSPIYRNIPGASKESLGSRDNIKEKGFRIATEPSTLQGLLQCLPDAGVRKMAYVQGNSVPHANLEVLDKLIATRHEFAQLMGYKSYAEFSLHSTMAASPEVVLSFLLEMSKVVRPKADQEFEAIRDFKREKTGEPSGELEPWDEAYFTWLMKSATYKLDSSIIASYFPLPQCIEGLKILVESLFGVTFHRVPLAPGESWHPDVLKIVLHHPTEANLGYLYLDLKSRKGKHPICAHFAIRGGRRVSETEYQLPVVALVCNFSGSSLAPVRLNHFEVETLFHEFGHALHSLLSRTEYQHFSGTRVVLDFAETPSNLFESYAWDCRVLKTFAKHYSTGDVIPKELVESMVGAKKMFAATELQRQIFYALVDQTLFGEQTSTGRDTMAIVADLKRQHTSWTHVEGTHWHTRFSHLTNYGADLEGSGRQ, encoded by the exons ATGCACGCTCTGATGCGCCAATCCGCCGCTCATGTACGAGCCAATTCCCACTTCATTCACATTTCAACATCTAAAGCTCCGTCAATCAAAGAGACGGGCCTCTACGGCTATAATCATTTGAAAACTCCTAAAGGCTTTCAACGATTCGTCGACGATGCTATTGAAAG GTCAGAAGAACTTGTGAACTATATAGCTGGCATGCCTTCATCTCCTGAAATTATCCGAGCAATGGATGAGATTTCTGATACT gtgtgCTCAGTAATTGATTCAGCTGAATTATGCAGACATACTCATCCAGACAG GGAGTTTGTTGACGAGGCAAGCAAGGCGGGCTTACGAATAAATGAGTTTTTACAT TACCTTAATACAAACCATAGTATATACAAGGCAGTGATAAAAGCAGAAAAAGATAGCTCACTCACTCATGAAGCTCAGAGGGCAGCCCGCTTTCTACGAATGGACTTGGAAAAGGGGGGAATCCATCTTTGCCCTG AAAAGCTTGATCGAGCTAATGAGCTATCCATTGACATTATTCAGTTGTGTAGAGA gtataataaaaatattattactgaCCCTGGCCATGTGGATATATTTCCAGCCTCTAAGATCCCTAAGAAAATGCACCATTTTGTCAGCCCTATCTATCGTAACATACCAGGTGCATCTAAGGAATCTCTGGGGTCAAGAGATAACATAAAAGAAAAAGGATTCCGCATAGCAACTGAACCAAGTACTCTGCAAGGCCTTCTTCAATGTTTACCAGATGCTGGG GTCAGGAAGATGGCATATGTCCAAGGAAATTCTGTTCCACATGCAAACCTTGAGGTTCTTGATAAGCTTATCGCAACAAGACATGAGTTTGCTCAG CTTATGGGTTATAAATCTTATGCTGAATTTTCTCTACATTCTACTATGGCTGCATCTCCTGAAGTGGTCTTATCCTTTTTGCTTGAAATGAGCAAAGTGGTCAGACCAAAGGCTGATCAA GAGTTTGAGGCAATTCGGGATTTCAAGAGAGAGAAAACTGGTGAGCCTAGTGGAGAGTTGGAGCCATGGGATGAGGCATACTTCACATGGTTGATGAAGTCTGCAACATACAAGTTGGACTCCTCG ATTATAGCATCATATTTTCCTTTACCACAGTGTATTGAGGGTTTGAAAATTTTGGTTGAGTCACTCTTTGGTGTGACTTTTCACAGAGTACCCCTTGCACCTGGTGAATCATGGCATCCTGATGTGTTAAAGATAGTGCTACATCATCCGACTGAGGCAA ACCTGGGGTACTTATACCTTGATTTAAAGTCAAGAAAAGGTAAACATCCCATTTGTGCTCATTTCGCTATCCGAGGAGGGCGTCGTGTTTCCGAGACAGAATACCAACTTCCT GTTGTAGCACTGGTTTGCAATTTCTCTGGGTCGAGTTTGGCTCCTGTGAGGCTTAACCACTTTGAAGTAGAAACACTTTTCCATGAGTTTGGGCATGCTCTCCATTCATTGCTCTCAAGAACG GAATATCAACACTTTTCGGGTACAAGAGTAGTTCTTGATTTTGCTGAAACGCCTTCAAACCTATTTGA GTCCTATGCATGGGATTGTCGGGTGTTAAAGACATTTGCTAAGCACTACTCAACTGGTGATGTCATTCCCAAAGAACTCGTGGAATCAATGGTGGGAGCTAAGAAGATGTTTGCTGCAACTGAATTGCAACGCCAG ATCTTCTACGCATTAGTTGACCAAACACTTTTCGGAGAGCAGACATCCACAGGGAGAGATACAATGGCGATTGTTGCAGATTTGAAAAGACAACATACAAGTTGGACACATGTGGAAGGAACACATTGGCATACCCGATTCAGTCACCTTACAAACTATGGTGCAG ACCTCGAAGGTAGTGGGAGACAGTAA
- the LOC104111565 gene encoding mitochondrial intermediate peptidase, mitochondrial isoform X1, with protein MHALMRQSAAHVRANSHFIHISTSKAPSIKETGLYGYNHLKTPKGFQRFVDDAIERSEELVNYIAGMPSSPEIIRAMDEISDTVCSVIDSAELCRHTHPDREFVDEASKAGLRINEFLHYLNTNHSIYKAVIKAEKDSSLTHEAQRAARFLRMDLEKGGIHLCPEKLDRANELSIDIIQLCREYNKNIITDPGHVDIFPASKIPKKMHHFVSPIYRNIPGASKESLGSRDNIKEKGFRIATEPSTLQGLLQCLPDAGVRKMAYVQGNSVPHANLEVLDKLIATRHEFAQLMGYKSYAEFSLHSTMAASPEVVLSFLLEMSKVVRPKADQEFEAIRDFKREKTGEPSGELEPWDEAYFTWLMKSATYKLDSSIIASYFPLPQCIEGLKILVESLFGVTFHRVPLAPGESWHPDVLKIVLHHPTEANLGYLYLDLKSRKGKHPICAHFAIRGGRRVSETEYQLPVVALVCNFSGSSLAPVRLNHFEVETLFHEFGHALHSLLSRTEYQHFSGTRVVLDFAETPSNLFESYAWDCRVLKTFAKHYSTGDVIPKELVESMVGAKKMFAATELQRQIFYALVDQTLFGEQTSTGRDTMAIVADLKRQHTSWTHVEGTHWHTRFSHLTNYGAGYYSYLYAKCFATTIWQRICQEDPLSLDTGLALRTKFLQHGGAKDPADILNDLVGSGIVRNCSGGIIPDITSLCEEMELKKR; from the exons ATGCACGCTCTGATGCGCCAATCCGCCGCTCATGTACGAGCCAATTCCCACTTCATTCACATTTCAACATCTAAAGCTCCGTCAATCAAAGAGACGGGCCTCTACGGCTATAATCATTTGAAAACTCCTAAAGGCTTTCAACGATTCGTCGACGATGCTATTGAAAG GTCAGAAGAACTTGTGAACTATATAGCTGGCATGCCTTCATCTCCTGAAATTATCCGAGCAATGGATGAGATTTCTGATACT gtgtgCTCAGTAATTGATTCAGCTGAATTATGCAGACATACTCATCCAGACAG GGAGTTTGTTGACGAGGCAAGCAAGGCGGGCTTACGAATAAATGAGTTTTTACAT TACCTTAATACAAACCATAGTATATACAAGGCAGTGATAAAAGCAGAAAAAGATAGCTCACTCACTCATGAAGCTCAGAGGGCAGCCCGCTTTCTACGAATGGACTTGGAAAAGGGGGGAATCCATCTTTGCCCTG AAAAGCTTGATCGAGCTAATGAGCTATCCATTGACATTATTCAGTTGTGTAGAGA gtataataaaaatattattactgaCCCTGGCCATGTGGATATATTTCCAGCCTCTAAGATCCCTAAGAAAATGCACCATTTTGTCAGCCCTATCTATCGTAACATACCAGGTGCATCTAAGGAATCTCTGGGGTCAAGAGATAACATAAAAGAAAAAGGATTCCGCATAGCAACTGAACCAAGTACTCTGCAAGGCCTTCTTCAATGTTTACCAGATGCTGGG GTCAGGAAGATGGCATATGTCCAAGGAAATTCTGTTCCACATGCAAACCTTGAGGTTCTTGATAAGCTTATCGCAACAAGACATGAGTTTGCTCAG CTTATGGGTTATAAATCTTATGCTGAATTTTCTCTACATTCTACTATGGCTGCATCTCCTGAAGTGGTCTTATCCTTTTTGCTTGAAATGAGCAAAGTGGTCAGACCAAAGGCTGATCAA GAGTTTGAGGCAATTCGGGATTTCAAGAGAGAGAAAACTGGTGAGCCTAGTGGAGAGTTGGAGCCATGGGATGAGGCATACTTCACATGGTTGATGAAGTCTGCAACATACAAGTTGGACTCCTCG ATTATAGCATCATATTTTCCTTTACCACAGTGTATTGAGGGTTTGAAAATTTTGGTTGAGTCACTCTTTGGTGTGACTTTTCACAGAGTACCCCTTGCACCTGGTGAATCATGGCATCCTGATGTGTTAAAGATAGTGCTACATCATCCGACTGAGGCAA ACCTGGGGTACTTATACCTTGATTTAAAGTCAAGAAAAGGTAAACATCCCATTTGTGCTCATTTCGCTATCCGAGGAGGGCGTCGTGTTTCCGAGACAGAATACCAACTTCCT GTTGTAGCACTGGTTTGCAATTTCTCTGGGTCGAGTTTGGCTCCTGTGAGGCTTAACCACTTTGAAGTAGAAACACTTTTCCATGAGTTTGGGCATGCTCTCCATTCATTGCTCTCAAGAACG GAATATCAACACTTTTCGGGTACAAGAGTAGTTCTTGATTTTGCTGAAACGCCTTCAAACCTATTTGA GTCCTATGCATGGGATTGTCGGGTGTTAAAGACATTTGCTAAGCACTACTCAACTGGTGATGTCATTCCCAAAGAACTCGTGGAATCAATGGTGGGAGCTAAGAAGATGTTTGCTGCAACTGAATTGCAACGCCAG ATCTTCTACGCATTAGTTGACCAAACACTTTTCGGAGAGCAGACATCCACAGGGAGAGATACAATGGCGATTGTTGCAGATTTGAAAAGACAACATACAAGTTGGACACATGTGGAAGGAACACATTGGCATACCCGATTCAGTCACCTTACAAACTATGGTGCAG GTTACTATAGCTACTTGTATGCAAAATGCTTTGCCACAACTATCTGGCAAAGGATATGCCAAGAGGATCCTTTATCACTTGACACGGGTTTGGCTTTAAGAACGAAATTTTTGCAGCATGGAGGAGCCAAAGATCCAGCTGATATACTGAATGATCTTGTGGGGAGTGGCATCGTAAGGAATTGCAGTGGTGGAATAATACCGGACATTACAAGCCTTTGTGAGGAAATGGAGCTCAAAAAACGCTAG
- the LOC104111565 gene encoding mitochondrial intermediate peptidase, mitochondrial isoform X2, which produces MHALMRQSAAHVRANSHFIHISTSKAPSIKETGLYGYNHLKTPKGFQRFVDDAIERSEELVNYIAGMPSSPEIIRAMDEISDTVCSVIDSAELCRHTHPDREFVDEASKAGLRINEFLHYLNTNHSIYKAVIKAEKDSSLTHEAQRAARFLRMDLEKGGIHLCPEKLDRANELSIDIIQLCREYNKNIITDPGHVDIFPASKIPKKMHHFVSPIYRNIPGASKESLGSRDNIKEKGFRIATEPSTLQGLLQCLPDAGVRKMAYVQGNSVPHANLEVLDKLIATRHEFAQLMGYKSYAEFSLHSTMAASPEVVLSFLLEMSKVVRPKADQEFEAIRDFKREKTGEPSGELEPWDEAYFTWLMKSATYKLDSSIIASYFPLPQCIEGLKILVESLFGVTFHRVPLAPGESWHPDVLKIVLHHPTEANLGYLYLDLKSRKGKHPICAHFAIRGGRRVSETEYQLPEYQHFSGTRVVLDFAETPSNLFESYAWDCRVLKTFAKHYSTGDVIPKELVESMVGAKKMFAATELQRQIFYALVDQTLFGEQTSTGRDTMAIVADLKRQHTSWTHVEGTHWHTRFSHLTNYGAGYYSYLYAKCFATTIWQRICQEDPLSLDTGLALRTKFLQHGGAKDPADILNDLVGSGIVRNCSGGIIPDITSLCEEMELKKR; this is translated from the exons ATGCACGCTCTGATGCGCCAATCCGCCGCTCATGTACGAGCCAATTCCCACTTCATTCACATTTCAACATCTAAAGCTCCGTCAATCAAAGAGACGGGCCTCTACGGCTATAATCATTTGAAAACTCCTAAAGGCTTTCAACGATTCGTCGACGATGCTATTGAAAG GTCAGAAGAACTTGTGAACTATATAGCTGGCATGCCTTCATCTCCTGAAATTATCCGAGCAATGGATGAGATTTCTGATACT gtgtgCTCAGTAATTGATTCAGCTGAATTATGCAGACATACTCATCCAGACAG GGAGTTTGTTGACGAGGCAAGCAAGGCGGGCTTACGAATAAATGAGTTTTTACAT TACCTTAATACAAACCATAGTATATACAAGGCAGTGATAAAAGCAGAAAAAGATAGCTCACTCACTCATGAAGCTCAGAGGGCAGCCCGCTTTCTACGAATGGACTTGGAAAAGGGGGGAATCCATCTTTGCCCTG AAAAGCTTGATCGAGCTAATGAGCTATCCATTGACATTATTCAGTTGTGTAGAGA gtataataaaaatattattactgaCCCTGGCCATGTGGATATATTTCCAGCCTCTAAGATCCCTAAGAAAATGCACCATTTTGTCAGCCCTATCTATCGTAACATACCAGGTGCATCTAAGGAATCTCTGGGGTCAAGAGATAACATAAAAGAAAAAGGATTCCGCATAGCAACTGAACCAAGTACTCTGCAAGGCCTTCTTCAATGTTTACCAGATGCTGGG GTCAGGAAGATGGCATATGTCCAAGGAAATTCTGTTCCACATGCAAACCTTGAGGTTCTTGATAAGCTTATCGCAACAAGACATGAGTTTGCTCAG CTTATGGGTTATAAATCTTATGCTGAATTTTCTCTACATTCTACTATGGCTGCATCTCCTGAAGTGGTCTTATCCTTTTTGCTTGAAATGAGCAAAGTGGTCAGACCAAAGGCTGATCAA GAGTTTGAGGCAATTCGGGATTTCAAGAGAGAGAAAACTGGTGAGCCTAGTGGAGAGTTGGAGCCATGGGATGAGGCATACTTCACATGGTTGATGAAGTCTGCAACATACAAGTTGGACTCCTCG ATTATAGCATCATATTTTCCTTTACCACAGTGTATTGAGGGTTTGAAAATTTTGGTTGAGTCACTCTTTGGTGTGACTTTTCACAGAGTACCCCTTGCACCTGGTGAATCATGGCATCCTGATGTGTTAAAGATAGTGCTACATCATCCGACTGAGGCAA ACCTGGGGTACTTATACCTTGATTTAAAGTCAAGAAAAGGTAAACATCCCATTTGTGCTCATTTCGCTATCCGAGGAGGGCGTCGTGTTTCCGAGACAGAATACCAACTTCCT GAATATCAACACTTTTCGGGTACAAGAGTAGTTCTTGATTTTGCTGAAACGCCTTCAAACCTATTTGA GTCCTATGCATGGGATTGTCGGGTGTTAAAGACATTTGCTAAGCACTACTCAACTGGTGATGTCATTCCCAAAGAACTCGTGGAATCAATGGTGGGAGCTAAGAAGATGTTTGCTGCAACTGAATTGCAACGCCAG ATCTTCTACGCATTAGTTGACCAAACACTTTTCGGAGAGCAGACATCCACAGGGAGAGATACAATGGCGATTGTTGCAGATTTGAAAAGACAACATACAAGTTGGACACATGTGGAAGGAACACATTGGCATACCCGATTCAGTCACCTTACAAACTATGGTGCAG GTTACTATAGCTACTTGTATGCAAAATGCTTTGCCACAACTATCTGGCAAAGGATATGCCAAGAGGATCCTTTATCACTTGACACGGGTTTGGCTTTAAGAACGAAATTTTTGCAGCATGGAGGAGCCAAAGATCCAGCTGATATACTGAATGATCTTGTGGGGAGTGGCATCGTAAGGAATTGCAGTGGTGGAATAATACCGGACATTACAAGCCTTTGTGAGGAAATGGAGCTCAAAAAACGCTAG
- the LOC104111566 gene encoding protein LPA2, translating to MALLLNYSPHTKKPHLLHHSHPTLRNFSIKFQDPSSDKSTEDTSSSTVVPPPKKASSSSLGFGSSVTSSKKKQQKGKGERASVIRREPIQKPRFATQPEESGGSKEFQKNESAFLLAWLGLGAIILVEGILLAASGFLPEAWDNFFVKYLYPSFTPTVFLFVAGTVTYGVLKYLQNEKFNSEN from the exons ATGGCGCTACTACTGAACTACTCACCACATACTAAGaaacctcatcttcttcaccATTCCCATCCCACCCTCAGAAATTTCTCAATCAAATTCCAGGACCCTTCTTCTGATAAATCTACAGAGGACACGTCATCATCTACGGTGGTTCCACCTCCGAAAAAGGCGAGCTCTAGTTCCTTAGGTTTTGGCTCTTCGGTAACATCATCCAAGAAGAAACAACAAAAGGGAAAAGGAGAAAGGGCTTCAGTTATTCGAAGAGAACCCATTCAAAAGCCTAGGTTTGCTACTCAACCGGAGGAATCTGGTGGATCGAAGGAATTTCAGAAAAATGAGAGTGCTTTTCTTCTTGCTTGGTTAGGACTTGGTGCTATTATTCTTGTGGAGGGTATCCTTCTTGCTGCCTCAG GCTTTTTACCGGAGGCATGGGACAATTTTTTTGTGAAGTATCTGTATCCATCCTTTACTCCAACAGTCTTCCTGTTTGTGGCTGGAACAGTTACCTATGGAGTGTTGAAGTACCTGCAGAATGAGAAATTTAATAGTGAAAACTGA
- the LOC138908026 gene encoding uncharacterized protein: MYHLLSEQHEGAIKDLQAGLDESQRDASNLRREHADLVKKVKIFEVSNEDLAMATNDQPSQVQKKIDRIDQFQAEMNEVQAMADGRKSKMDQLVSEKETAQAQLASVEVQLRVAKEKFGKQSQLNDELRSQLSSALADQDALGKECEAIKSQLRTTYVDDKDMVA, translated from the coding sequence ATGTATCATCTTCTCAGTGAGCAACACGAAGGGGCCATCAAGGACCTTCAGGCCGGGCTAGATGAGTCTCAAAGGGACGCTTCGAACCTGAGGCGGGAACATGCCGATCTGGTCAAAAAGGTAAAGATTTTTGAAGTTAGCAATGAAGACTTAGCCATGGCGACTAACGACCAACCCTCGCAGGTTCAGAAGAAGATTGATCGGATCGACCAATTTCAAGCTGAAATGAATGAGGTTCAAGCCATGGCCGATGGTCGGAAGAGCAAAATGGACCAGCTGGTTTCGGAGAAGGAAACTGCCCAAGCACAGCTAGCATCGGTAGAGGTTCAACTCCGGGTGGCGAAAGAAAAATTCGGTAAACAATCTCAGTTGAATGATGAACTCCGGTCGCAATTGAGTTCGGCTCTGGCAGATCAGGACGCCCTCGGTAAAGAATGTGAAGCTATAAAATCTCAGCTACGCACAACCTACGTCGATGATAAAGACATGGTGGCCTAA